From Kangiella sp. TOML190, one genomic window encodes:
- a CDS encoding lysophospholipid acyltransferase family protein: MRYFFKYLLRLLGWKLVGEMPEQKKVVFIFAPHTSNWDFVIMMMARFCYRMKPAYLGKHTLFKPPFGWFFKWLGGIPVERSSSHNVVDQVVAIINERDEIALALAPEGTRSKTDKWKSGFYHIALKAQVPLVMAFLDKSTKTLGIGATIYLTGDKEQDMDTIRDFYQDKVGIKPELASDIRLEVKDS, encoded by the coding sequence ATGCGTTATTTCTTTAAGTATCTTTTGCGATTGTTGGGCTGGAAGCTGGTTGGCGAAATGCCAGAGCAGAAAAAGGTAGTTTTTATTTTTGCGCCGCATACTTCCAATTGGGATTTTGTGATCATGATGATGGCACGTTTCTGTTATCGTATGAAACCTGCTTACCTTGGTAAACATACTTTATTTAAGCCACCTTTTGGTTGGTTTTTTAAGTGGCTTGGTGGCATTCCTGTGGAGCGTTCTAGCTCGCACAATGTTGTCGATCAAGTGGTCGCGATTATCAATGAACGAGACGAAATCGCTCTTGCGTTGGCGCCAGAAGGGACTCGTAGCAAAACCGATAAGTGGAAAAGTGGCTTTTACCATATCGCCTTGAAAGCACAAGTTCCGCTAGTGATGGCTTTTTTAGATAAAAGTACCAAGACCTTAGGTATTGGTGCTACTATTTATCTAACTGGGGATAAAGAACAGGATATGGATACCATCCGTGATTTTTACCAAGATAAAGTAGGAATTAAACCAGAATTAGCGAGCGATATAAGACTTGAGGTTAAGGATAGCTAG
- the purF gene encoding amidophosphoribosyltransferase, with the protein MCGIVGIVGKSPVNQSIYDALTVLQHRGQDAAGIVTSDDGRLYLRKDNGLVRDVFHTRHMRRLTGNTGIGHVRYPTAGSSTSAEAQPLYVNSPYGITLAHNGNLTNDEQLKKELYLTDRRHLNTNSDSEVLLNVLAHELQIKDKNKLSADEIFAAVARVFERCQGAYAAVALISGHGLLCFRDPHGIRPAVYGKRVTDAGTEYMVASESVALDALGFELIGDIGAGEAVFINEEGELFRKQCVANQQLTPCIFEHVYLARPDSLIDNVSVYKARLRMGEQLAEKINRVWPDHDIDVVIPIPDTSLTSAVQLAHELGVKMRHGFIKNRYIGRTFIMPGQQMRKKSVRQKLNAIDLEFKGKNVLLVDDSIVRGTTSGQIIEMAREAGANKVYFASAAPPVRYPNVYGIDMPAANELIAHGRTEDEVGDLIGADRIFYQDIEDMVEAVREGNPNIEKFDLSVFDGNYITGGINEDYLKRLEDLRNDSAKKETDIEDVAMVMDLHNQ; encoded by the coding sequence CGGCAGGTATTGTAACCAGCGACGATGGACGTCTTTATTTACGCAAAGATAATGGTCTGGTGCGCGATGTATTTCATACTCGCCATATGCGCCGTTTGACCGGTAATACTGGTATTGGTCATGTGCGTTACCCAACGGCAGGCAGTTCCACCAGTGCCGAAGCGCAACCGCTGTATGTGAACTCACCCTACGGTATAACCTTAGCACATAATGGTAATTTAACTAACGATGAGCAACTCAAAAAAGAATTGTATTTGACCGATCGCCGTCATTTAAATACTAACTCAGATTCTGAAGTGTTGCTTAATGTGTTGGCGCACGAATTACAAATTAAAGATAAAAACAAGTTGTCTGCTGATGAGATTTTCGCTGCGGTTGCGCGGGTTTTCGAGCGTTGCCAAGGCGCTTATGCAGCTGTTGCACTGATCAGTGGACACGGCCTTTTGTGTTTCCGAGATCCCCATGGTATTCGTCCGGCGGTTTATGGTAAGCGAGTTACCGACGCTGGAACCGAGTATATGGTCGCTTCCGAGTCAGTGGCTTTGGATGCACTGGGTTTCGAGTTGATTGGCGATATTGGCGCTGGCGAAGCGGTGTTTATCAATGAAGAAGGCGAGCTTTTCAGAAAGCAATGTGTTGCGAATCAACAGTTGACGCCTTGTATTTTTGAGCATGTCTATTTAGCGCGTCCGGATTCCTTGATTGACAATGTGTCGGTTTATAAAGCTCGTTTGCGTATGGGCGAGCAATTGGCCGAAAAGATTAATCGCGTTTGGCCGGATCACGATATTGATGTGGTGATCCCGATCCCAGACACTTCGTTAACTTCGGCCGTGCAATTAGCGCATGAATTAGGCGTTAAAATGCGTCATGGTTTCATCAAAAATCGTTATATTGGTCGCACTTTTATTATGCCCGGTCAGCAGATGCGCAAGAAAAGCGTGCGGCAAAAACTCAATGCTATCGATTTGGAATTTAAGGGCAAAAATGTTTTGCTAGTGGACGACTCAATTGTTCGAGGCACCACATCGGGTCAAATCATTGAGATGGCTCGCGAAGCGGGTGCTAATAAAGTGTATTTTGCTTCCGCAGCGCCGCCAGTACGCTATCCAAACGTTTACGGTATTGATATGCCTGCTGCTAATGAATTGATTGCTCACGGTCGAACAGAAGACGAAGTTGGTGACCTGATTGGCGCGGATCGAATTTTTTACCAAGATATTGAGGATATGGTGGAAGCGGTACGCGAAGGTAATCCAAATATTGAAAAGTTTGATTTGTCCGTATTTGATGGAAATTATATTACCGGCGGTATCAACGAAGATTACTTGAAGCGGCTTGAAGATTTGCGCAATGACAGTGCAAAAAAAGAGACCGACATCGAAGATGTTGCCATGGTTATGGACCTGCATAATCAATAA
- a CDS encoding two-component regulator propeller domain-containing protein — protein sequence MASNDNARFTRINIQEGLSQTSITDMVQDAQGFMWVATQSGLNRYDGHQFEIFSKQVGDKASLSANYITRLALDKSDNVWVQTLQGLDSINSNDLRIINWQPVIDNYLQQEATADNTYDNTQVTDFRVAADGTLLLLINFETLLRLDPRTKKLENISSFYQAQVKQSITGFLILEHGRLLLNSNSCFYFYSSDLQFERSRCFSDDLYGIIFHSSTLQNNLVLINGMNGFYQYDLTTDQLQFYKVRSSKTQSEVAVSDVLIEGDSYWIATSSGLKQFKPKEGKNSKEYFYDSSDITSLSNNQVTRLVRTKDGVLWIGTSLGLSLLKPYQQFEHLLQQREVKTFELANLATSILVDHAGYLWIGTSSSGVYRYSPDRALLNNFLRFQHTPQERHLGFVRTILEDAHHNIWVLAENGISIKRNNSDQFQTYPFFKFKDLKLDLGFMYDLLQDRHGNFWLGGEEGFYKLKIPIDAAGVPLLKQIEIEDFTHKLPRDYLNTEYGIYSLYEDLQGFIWVGGSNGLLRVNPINLAVEYYYYQSNDSTTISSSDINVIYEDLNGVLWIGTSEGLNRVYYNDDGKIRFKRIGIKDGFSSDYISSIESDEKGFLWISTHRGLVRYHPNNLVPIINYSYEDGLQHNEFYVNSSFHDDEDVLYFGGSNGVSSFKPEEIVAKERVNKLQITKVNQGDLIYPLTSLTNGIKLEKEQPLDIKISNFDFKSSKKLTARYKISSYGNEWQLLANNQFRIHQIERPISITIQQKDVNGQWVMPGISLDIEPKFSLYKLETLKWLLITLLFIVMALMVFFLVQKLRRERKVVDLRLKREKAKQTLLMEEKLSLLHQVEDLQYSLSEQRFLADKIKSELEQKESKDDLTGLFSKAYIRRNIQHELKTIDNSWQDTKQKGIYLGVFSVEIDSFHSIKEQNGHLSANEILKQLADCLRSICYGTDIIVRWEGAAILILSRGISKREQMVLSEKIRNIVAARKFDISNGKKVDITVSIGFTRYPFVDTKFNSKQLNWSKVNFIAETALSVAQSNSMNAWVGVFSNQFTDPSNLDKKLLSELPTLVNNGQLDYVSSIPKSKKIQWD from the coding sequence TTGGCTAGCAATGACAATGCCCGCTTTACTCGGATCAATATTCAAGAGGGCTTAAGCCAAACTAGCATTACTGATATGGTGCAAGATGCGCAAGGTTTTATGTGGGTTGCAACCCAATCAGGGCTGAACCGATACGATGGCCATCAGTTTGAAATTTTCTCCAAACAAGTTGGGGATAAAGCTTCCTTATCGGCTAATTACATAACCCGTTTAGCATTGGATAAGTCCGATAACGTCTGGGTACAGACACTGCAGGGTTTGGATAGTATTAACTCAAACGATCTCAGGATCATCAATTGGCAACCTGTCATTGACAACTATCTGCAACAAGAAGCAACTGCCGATAATACTTATGATAATACCCAAGTTACGGATTTTCGAGTAGCGGCTGATGGTACTCTCTTATTATTGATTAATTTCGAAACACTTTTAAGGCTCGATCCAAGAACTAAAAAGTTAGAAAACATCAGCAGCTTTTATCAAGCTCAAGTCAAACAAAGCATAACAGGTTTTCTAATATTAGAACACGGACGTTTATTGTTAAACTCGAATAGCTGTTTCTACTTTTACAGCTCAGACTTACAGTTCGAGCGCAGTCGTTGTTTTAGCGATGATTTGTATGGAATTATTTTTCACAGCTCAACCTTGCAAAACAACTTGGTGCTGATTAATGGCATGAATGGGTTTTATCAGTATGATTTAACAACTGATCAGCTACAATTTTACAAGGTAAGAAGTAGCAAGACTCAGTCAGAAGTGGCAGTTTCTGACGTGCTGATTGAAGGTGATTCCTACTGGATCGCTACGAGTTCAGGTTTAAAACAGTTTAAGCCCAAAGAGGGCAAAAATAGTAAAGAGTACTTTTACGATTCGAGCGACATAACTTCGCTAAGCAACAATCAGGTTACACGCTTGGTAAGAACCAAAGATGGAGTGCTTTGGATTGGTACTAGCCTTGGTTTGAGCTTGTTAAAACCTTATCAGCAATTTGAGCATTTACTGCAACAGCGTGAAGTTAAGACATTCGAATTGGCAAATTTAGCTACCAGTATATTGGTCGATCATGCTGGCTATCTTTGGATCGGTACTTCAAGTTCCGGTGTTTATCGCTATAGCCCTGATAGGGCACTATTAAATAATTTCTTACGTTTCCAGCATACACCGCAAGAGCGTCATTTAGGCTTTGTAAGAACTATTCTAGAAGATGCCCATCACAATATTTGGGTATTAGCTGAAAATGGTATCTCAATAAAGCGAAATAATAGCGATCAATTCCAAACCTACCCATTTTTTAAATTCAAAGATTTGAAATTGGATTTAGGTTTTATGTATGACTTGTTGCAAGATCGTCATGGCAACTTTTGGCTTGGTGGCGAAGAAGGTTTCTATAAACTAAAAATTCCCATAGATGCTGCTGGTGTTCCGCTATTGAAGCAAATAGAGATAGAGGATTTTACCCATAAATTACCTCGAGACTACCTAAACACAGAATACGGTATTTATAGCCTGTATGAGGATCTGCAAGGTTTTATTTGGGTTGGCGGCAGCAACGGTTTATTGCGGGTAAATCCAATAAACCTAGCGGTAGAATATTATTATTATCAATCTAACGACTCCACCACTATTTCGTCTTCAGATATCAACGTCATTTATGAAGATCTAAATGGTGTTTTATGGATTGGTACCAGCGAAGGTTTGAATCGGGTTTATTATAATGATGATGGTAAAATCCGTTTTAAACGAATCGGAATTAAAGACGGTTTTTCCAGTGATTATATTAGTTCTATAGAGTCTGATGAAAAAGGGTTTTTATGGATAAGCACCCACCGTGGTTTGGTTCGCTACCATCCTAATAACCTAGTTCCGATCATCAATTATTCCTACGAAGATGGTTTACAACACAATGAATTTTACGTTAATTCATCATTTCACGATGATGAGGACGTTTTATATTTTGGTGGAAGTAATGGTGTCAGCAGTTTTAAACCTGAAGAAATAGTCGCAAAAGAAAGGGTCAACAAGTTACAGATTACTAAAGTAAATCAGGGTGACTTGATTTACCCGCTAACCTCATTAACCAATGGCATTAAACTCGAAAAAGAACAGCCATTAGACATTAAAATTTCTAACTTTGACTTCAAGTCGAGTAAAAAATTAACCGCAAGATACAAGATTTCAAGTTACGGTAATGAGTGGCAGCTGCTTGCTAATAATCAGTTTCGTATTCATCAGATAGAGCGTCCGATTAGCATAACAATCCAACAAAAAGATGTTAACGGGCAGTGGGTAATGCCAGGCATTAGTCTTGATATCGAGCCAAAATTTTCACTCTATAAACTAGAAACTTTAAAATGGTTATTAATAACATTGCTGTTTATTGTAATGGCGCTGATGGTATTTTTCTTGGTACAAAAACTAAGACGCGAAAGAAAGGTTGTTGATTTAAGGCTAAAAAGAGAAAAAGCTAAGCAAACCTTATTAATGGAAGAAAAGCTAAGTCTTTTGCATCAAGTGGAAGACTTGCAATACTCACTGTCTGAGCAACGGTTTTTAGCGGATAAAATTAAAAGTGAGTTAGAGCAGAAAGAGTCGAAAGATGATCTTACTGGATTGTTTAGTAAAGCTTATATTCGTAGAAATATTCAGCATGAGCTAAAAACTATCGATAATTCGTGGCAAGACACTAAGCAAAAAGGAATTTACTTAGGGGTTTTTAGTGTTGAGATTGATAGTTTTCATTCGATTAAAGAACAAAATGGTCACTTGAGCGCCAATGAAATTCTAAAGCAATTGGCTGATTGTCTGCGCTCAATTTGTTATGGCACTGACATTATTGTGCGTTGGGAAGGGGCTGCTATTTTAATTTTAAGTCGCGGTATTTCTAAGCGTGAACAGATGGTCTTGTCAGAAAAGATTAGAAATATTGTTGCTGCGCGAAAATTCGATATCTCTAATGGTAAAAAAGTCGATATTACCGTCAGTATTGGTTTTACCCGCTATCCTTTTGTGGATACTAAATTTAATAGCAAGCAATTAAACTGGTCAAAAGTTAACTTTATTGCTGAAACGGCCTTAAGCGTTGCCCAGTCTAACAGCATGAATGCTTGGGTTGGTGTCTTCTCGAATCAGTTTACCGATCCGTCTAATCTTGATAAAAAATTGCTAAGCGAGCTACCCACTTTAGTTAATAATGGGCAACTCGATTATGTTTCTTCCATTCCGAAATCTAAAAAGATTCAATGGGATTAG
- a CDS encoding HAMP domain-containing sensor histidine kinase produces the protein MNIRTKLISLFVALLAILLVIQAFLYYQYTDKVSENLGQAAFQVSKQTASVFIYNQDAFYESKKLTLEPESSQPGQIIFKPIHKDIQIRLGDNLRDEEIKVISPDKEFTIDIPRTKVQATINELKSRNLWLTFVLFSLAIVVIIVLTYSITKPLMALNQAAKAVGRGKFGTQVKFNDKNYGDDIKATIEQFNKMSSDLVSLSQQQDQKRELEHFKELSDISRGLAHNLRNPLNTLQLSLDQLDNREKHGDDQSQRNQLTEVAKVQVQRIEHWLKSFTLLMEQGIDKSFQKVKHLLEQALEQIDYRNFTLNGDESIQIACVETEMVMILHILLQNAVDSSLQMTQKQPEESSSLPIDVSYLHNKSHILISIADQGLGLDTKLKQRLFKPYTTNKTYGTGMGLYIAQRLMRHRYQANIELTTNEPQGCIATIKIPYNAEDQLKVQDKHL, from the coding sequence ATGAACATTAGAACCAAACTCATCAGCTTATTTGTCGCCCTACTCGCCATCCTATTGGTGATCCAGGCTTTCTTGTACTATCAATACACCGACAAAGTTTCCGAAAACTTAGGACAAGCGGCCTTCCAAGTCTCCAAGCAAACCGCTAGCGTTTTTATTTATAACCAAGATGCCTTCTATGAAAGCAAAAAGCTGACACTAGAACCAGAATCCAGCCAGCCCGGGCAAATTATCTTTAAGCCTATCCATAAAGATATCCAGATCCGACTCGGCGATAACTTACGTGATGAAGAAATTAAAGTTATTAGTCCTGATAAAGAATTCACCATTGATATTCCTCGAACCAAGGTTCAAGCCACCATTAATGAGCTTAAAAGTAGAAATTTGTGGCTTACCTTTGTGCTATTTAGCCTCGCCATTGTCGTAATTATCGTTTTGACCTACAGCATCACCAAACCGCTAATGGCTTTAAATCAAGCAGCAAAAGCTGTCGGCCGTGGCAAATTTGGCACCCAAGTAAAGTTTAATGATAAAAACTATGGCGATGATATCAAAGCAACTATCGAGCAGTTCAATAAAATGTCCAGCGATCTGGTCAGCTTAAGTCAACAACAAGATCAAAAACGAGAATTAGAACATTTTAAGGAACTCAGCGATATTTCTCGAGGACTCGCTCATAATTTACGCAACCCGCTCAACACTCTACAACTAAGCTTGGATCAACTCGATAACCGCGAAAAACATGGCGATGATCAGTCTCAGCGAAATCAACTAACCGAAGTTGCTAAAGTTCAAGTACAACGAATCGAACATTGGCTAAAAAGCTTTACCCTCTTGATGGAACAAGGTATTGATAAATCATTTCAAAAGGTGAAACATTTGCTAGAACAAGCCCTTGAACAAATCGACTACCGCAATTTCACTCTCAACGGTGATGAATCAATACAAATTGCTTGTGTTGAAACTGAAATGGTAATGATATTGCATATTTTGCTGCAAAATGCGGTCGATTCCTCGCTTCAAATGACGCAAAAGCAGCCAGAGGAAAGCTCATCGTTGCCGATAGACGTCAGCTACCTTCATAATAAAAGCCACATCCTGATTAGCATTGCCGATCAAGGGCTTGGGCTCGATACTAAACTTAAACAACGTCTATTTAAGCCTTATACCACCAATAAAACTTACGGTACTGGCATGGGACTTTATATTGCGCAGCGCTTAATGCGTCATCGCTATCAAGCTAATATTGAACTTACAACTAATGAACCACAGGGTTGCATTGCAACTATAAAAATTCCCTATAACGCAGAAGATCAATTGAAAGTACAGGATAAACACCTCTAA
- a CDS encoding FAD-binding oxidoreductase → MPINLSGLANLVDTNCLLTDHDSLQHYGKDWTNYYPVAPLAIVFPKTTEQVQAVVLWAKQNQVAIVPSGGRTGLSGGATATNGEIVLGLDKMNKILDFNAATKSLDCQAGVITEQIQQFAQEQGLYYPVDFASSGSSQIGGNIATNAGGIKVIKYGMTRNWVQGLTVVTGAGEVLKLNKGLVKNATGYDLRHLFIGSEGTLGIITEATLGLCRPPQNLTVLLLAIPSLESLMPLLAAFQKQLDLTAYEFFSQQALDKVMTAHQMPAPVSEPSSYYCLLEFDAVSDKELETALEIFERNMELGHILDGAISQSQQQAEDLWKYREYISETIAHYQPYKNDIAVTPEKITEFLTRVDAIVAKDYPEFEVIWFGHIGDGNLHLNILKPEQLDSADFVKQCEQVSPKIFAVLQELDGTISAEHGVGLLKKPYLGYSRSEAEIALMKAIKNSFDPNGIMNPGKLL, encoded by the coding sequence GTGCCTATTAATTTATCAGGCTTGGCAAACTTGGTCGATACCAATTGTTTGCTCACGGATCACGATTCGCTTCAGCACTATGGTAAAGACTGGACCAATTATTATCCAGTTGCACCGCTGGCTATCGTTTTTCCAAAAACTACCGAGCAAGTGCAAGCCGTTGTTTTGTGGGCCAAGCAAAATCAAGTAGCCATAGTGCCTTCTGGCGGCCGTACCGGTTTAAGCGGCGGCGCGACCGCTACTAATGGCGAGATAGTCTTGGGCTTGGATAAAATGAACAAGATTTTAGACTTTAACGCCGCCACCAAAAGCCTTGATTGCCAAGCTGGGGTCATTACCGAGCAGATCCAGCAATTCGCCCAAGAGCAAGGCTTATATTACCCCGTTGATTTTGCATCAAGTGGCTCCAGCCAGATTGGTGGCAATATTGCTACTAACGCAGGCGGTATAAAAGTTATTAAATACGGTATGACTCGTAATTGGGTTCAAGGGTTAACCGTAGTGACCGGCGCTGGTGAAGTGTTAAAGCTTAATAAAGGTTTAGTTAAAAACGCTACCGGTTATGATCTGCGGCATTTATTTATTGGTAGTGAGGGAACACTAGGCATTATCACCGAAGCGACTCTTGGCTTGTGTCGTCCGCCGCAAAACTTAACGGTTTTGTTACTCGCCATTCCAAGCCTGGAAAGCTTGATGCCACTTTTAGCAGCGTTTCAAAAGCAACTGGATCTGACCGCTTACGAGTTCTTTTCGCAGCAAGCCTTAGACAAGGTAATGACGGCTCACCAAATGCCAGCACCAGTTTCTGAGCCGAGTTCTTACTACTGCTTATTAGAGTTCGATGCGGTCTCGGACAAGGAGCTAGAAACCGCACTTGAGATTTTTGAGCGCAATATGGAATTAGGACATATCCTTGACGGCGCCATTAGCCAAAGTCAGCAACAAGCTGAAGATCTGTGGAAGTACCGCGAGTATATTTCCGAAACCATTGCTCACTACCAGCCCTATAAAAACGATATTGCGGTAACGCCGGAAAAAATCACCGAGTTTTTAACGCGAGTCGATGCCATTGTTGCCAAAGATTATCCTGAGTTTGAAGTAATTTGGTTTGGTCATATTGGCGATGGCAACTTACACCTCAATATCCTAAAGCCTGAGCAACTTGATTCTGCCGATTTTGTAAAGCAGTGTGAACAAGTTAGTCCTAAAATCTTTGCCGTGCTGCAAGAGTTGGACGGTACCATTTCTGCTGAACACGGCGTTGGCTTACTGAAAAAGCCTTACCTAGGTTATTCGCGCAGCGAGGCAGAAATCGCGCTAATGAAAGCGATCAAAAACAGCTTCGATCCGAATGGGATTATGAATCCAGGGAAGCTACTTTAA
- a CDS encoding sigma-54 dependent transcriptional regulator — protein sequence MDTFKVLVVEDEEAQGKLIQSILQQRDYAVDWVESAEAAYQKITSENFSIVLSDWRLPEKDGLWLLQQTQKVAPQLYFILATAYGSIQHAIEAIKAGASDYLTKPYSRDQLFFCIDRAVDTLQLSQQNQQLKSELKERQQLVDMVGSSKPMQTIFNQVEKLAPTNATIHIAGASGTGKELAARALHQLSPRTKQPFIVINCGAIPEGLAEAELFGAEKGAFTGSHARKIGCFEAADGGTLFLDEVAELSPAIQTKLLRVLQEKTVTRVGATSPINIDVRVISATHKSLEALVAAGDFREDLWYRLNVVPIKMPALKDRIEDLPALITFFNEKHAKNHQSRPIQFTDGALQQLEHYLWPGNIRELSHVIERLMLLSDSGKVKRGDLEFLNQQQSKTSSLVLPKQGVDWAMMEQDFYQQALKYSKGNKKKAAELLGLSYKSFLYRLEKFLISE from the coding sequence ATGGATACATTTAAAGTTTTAGTAGTCGAAGATGAAGAAGCCCAAGGTAAGCTTATTCAAAGTATTCTACAACAGCGAGATTATGCTGTTGATTGGGTCGAGTCTGCAGAAGCAGCTTATCAAAAAATAACTTCTGAAAATTTTTCCATAGTGTTATCGGATTGGCGTTTACCTGAAAAAGATGGACTTTGGCTACTACAGCAAACGCAAAAAGTAGCTCCACAGCTTTACTTTATCTTAGCCACTGCTTACGGCAGTATTCAGCATGCCATCGAAGCCATTAAGGCGGGAGCTAGCGACTATCTGACCAAGCCTTATAGTCGAGATCAGCTGTTTTTTTGTATCGACCGCGCAGTGGACACTTTACAGTTAAGTCAGCAAAATCAACAACTAAAAAGCGAGCTAAAAGAGCGGCAACAGCTAGTAGATATGGTTGGCAGTTCCAAACCGATGCAAACCATTTTTAACCAAGTGGAAAAGCTCGCACCAACCAATGCAACCATCCATATCGCCGGTGCTAGCGGAACTGGTAAGGAGCTTGCAGCGCGAGCACTACACCAGCTTTCGCCACGAACCAAGCAACCCTTTATTGTCATTAACTGTGGCGCCATTCCCGAAGGCCTAGCTGAAGCTGAATTATTTGGCGCTGAAAAAGGTGCCTTTACTGGCTCACATGCTAGAAAAATCGGTTGCTTCGAAGCGGCCGATGGCGGCACTTTATTTTTGGACGAAGTGGCTGAGCTCTCCCCCGCGATTCAAACTAAATTACTGCGAGTGTTACAGGAAAAAACCGTCACTCGAGTTGGCGCAACCTCTCCAATTAACATTGATGTTAGAGTGATTTCTGCCACTCATAAATCATTGGAAGCATTGGTTGCCGCTGGCGACTTCAGGGAAGACTTGTGGTATCGGCTGAATGTGGTGCCGATCAAAATGCCCGCCTTGAAAGATCGAATTGAAGACCTGCCCGCTTTAATTACTTTTTTCAACGAAAAACATGCCAAGAATCACCAAAGCCGCCCCATCCAGTTTACCGATGGTGCATTACAACAGCTCGAACACTATTTATGGCCGGGTAACATTCGAGAACTAAGCCACGTTATTGAACGCTTAATGCTATTAAGTGATAGCGGTAAAGTTAAGCGTGGCGACTTGGAGTTTCTTAACCAACAACAAAGTAAAACCTCTAGTTTGGTTTTGCCGAAACAAGGCGTAGATTGGGCAATGATGGAACAAGATTTTTATCAACAAGCCTTAAAGTACAGCAAGGGCAATAAGAAAAAAGCCGCCGAGTTATTGGGTTTAAGCTACAAAAGTTTTCTTTATCGACTCGAAAAGTTCCTGATTTCGGAATAA
- a CDS encoding PleD family two-component system response regulator produces MSFFSKMKSLWDKPSNSSLESGSSQPQAQEAALSVPIDERRKKPRLNAVAGSKILIIDDSKTVCSMLEKMLQQNKYVTSSAYSAEEGLVKAQADRPDLIFLDIVLPEMDGFAALRAFRKNPETENIPIMMMSGNDQATEIFYASRIGADDFLKKPFSRYELFFRIEKLLDDERRLVRKQ; encoded by the coding sequence GTGAGTTTTTTTTCTAAAATGAAATCCTTATGGGATAAACCATCAAATAGTTCGCTGGAATCTGGTTCCAGCCAGCCCCAAGCGCAAGAAGCCGCTTTAAGTGTTCCAATAGATGAGCGTCGTAAAAAACCTCGCTTGAATGCGGTTGCGGGCTCTAAAATATTAATTATTGACGACTCTAAGACCGTATGCAGCATGCTGGAAAAAATGCTGCAACAAAACAAGTACGTCACCAGCTCAGCCTATTCCGCAGAAGAAGGTTTAGTTAAGGCTCAGGCAGATAGGCCTGATTTGATTTTTTTGGATATCGTTTTGCCGGAAATGGATGGCTTTGCTGCTTTGCGGGCTTTTCGGAAAAATCCAGAAACTGAAAATATTCCAATCATGATGATGAGTGGTAATGATCAAGCCACGGAAATCTTTTATGCTTCTAGGATTGGCGCCGATGATTTTTTGAAAAAGCCTTTTTCGCGCTACGAGCTTTTTTTCAGAATTGAAAAGTTGCTTGACGATGAGCGCCGTCTAGTTCGTAAACAATGA